The following proteins come from a genomic window of Paramicrobacterium humi:
- a CDS encoding alpha/beta hydrolase, with protein MAAIDDDASLWSCPPSEPDDRPLLVLLHGRGGDEHDMERFFPQLPSGYAAVSLRAPRPHGERFSWLAPIHDEDSLSAALDGAALELLRWIDAHRGNAEHVGLIGWSQGGAVALQALRLAPTSFACVVTLGALPEEAIGQTTASSPDCARPSSGDAAPVTMSFRHPTSNGWRPSSPHHTTLTAEEYEGVGHEISPAEWADVLAFIDAWSPTSSVE; from the coding sequence ATGGCCGCCATCGACGACGATGCCTCCCTCTGGTCTTGTCCGCCCTCCGAGCCCGACGACCGGCCCCTGCTGGTCCTGCTTCACGGCAGGGGCGGCGACGAGCACGACATGGAGCGGTTCTTCCCCCAGCTGCCATCGGGCTACGCCGCCGTCTCGCTCCGAGCGCCACGGCCGCACGGAGAGCGTTTCTCCTGGCTCGCCCCGATTCACGACGAGGATTCGCTGTCCGCGGCGCTTGACGGGGCAGCTCTCGAGCTGCTGCGCTGGATCGACGCACATCGAGGAAATGCCGAGCACGTCGGACTGATCGGCTGGTCCCAGGGCGGTGCGGTTGCACTGCAGGCCCTGCGGCTCGCGCCTACATCGTTCGCTTGTGTGGTGACGCTCGGGGCTTTACCGGAGGAAGCGATCGGGCAAACGACAGCGAGCTCGCCAGATTGCGCCCGCCCGTCTTCTGGGGACGCGGCACCCGTGACGATGTCATTCCGCCATCCGACATCGAACGGATGGCGACCTTCCTCCCCCCACCACACGACTCTGACGGCCGAGGAGTACGAAGGTGTCGGCCACGAGATCTCACCGGCGGAATGGGCAGACGTGCTGGCCTTCATCGACGCGTGGAGTCCCACATCGTCCGTCGAGTGA
- a CDS encoding DUF4440 domain-containing protein: MVADAEREELLALERAGWQSLCNGMGAEFYERAMVLDGLMVLAGGFALDREGAIASLRDAPPWDSFDISDERFVQVSDDVVVLKYTGAAHRGSEPEFVALMTSSYVRVRGEWRLALYTQTPVAER, encoded by the coding sequence ATGGTTGCCGACGCTGAGCGCGAGGAGCTGCTCGCCTTGGAACGCGCGGGATGGCAGTCGCTCTGCAACGGCATGGGCGCCGAGTTCTATGAACGCGCGATGGTCCTCGACGGTCTCATGGTCCTTGCAGGCGGCTTCGCACTGGACCGCGAGGGAGCCATCGCGTCCCTGCGTGACGCGCCGCCCTGGGACTCGTTCGACATTAGCGATGAACGATTCGTGCAGGTGAGCGACGACGTCGTCGTGCTCAAGTACACGGGCGCCGCACATCGAGGATCCGAACCGGAGTTCGTCGCGCTCATGACGAGCAGCTACGTCCGCGTCCGCGGCGAGTGGCGACTCGCGCTGTACACGCAGACGCCCGTCGCCGAGCGGTAG
- a CDS encoding FadR/GntR family transcriptional regulator, which produces MTARLESLVHSLLELSSPDETGSRRLPPERELCARLDISRGALREQLAMLENLGVLHRRQGHGSYLDAPDAAFVRTSFTLMRHLGYLDDQEFTQAREMIEETVAAAAAPLVTDDDIAVLHALVDEIIARTEDADDEGAAAADLAFHNRLYAIVDNPIFNMLGGGLTHVLSENVQGRRALARLAAERDPDGALRTDTVHRDIIDALENRDADAARRAMRKHFDVFTLVASPAAQQKAAI; this is translated from the coding sequence ATGACGGCGCGCCTCGAGTCTCTCGTGCACAGCCTCCTCGAGCTCTCGAGTCCCGACGAGACCGGTTCGCGTCGGCTCCCGCCCGAGCGCGAATTGTGCGCCAGGCTCGACATCAGCCGCGGCGCTCTTCGCGAACAGCTCGCGATGCTGGAGAACCTTGGCGTGCTGCACCGCCGTCAAGGCCACGGCAGCTACCTCGACGCTCCCGATGCGGCGTTCGTGCGGACGTCGTTCACGCTCATGCGACATCTGGGCTATCTCGACGATCAGGAGTTCACGCAGGCCCGCGAGATGATCGAGGAGACCGTCGCCGCCGCAGCGGCGCCTCTTGTCACCGACGACGACATCGCGGTTCTGCACGCGCTCGTCGACGAGATCATCGCTCGCACCGAGGACGCTGACGACGAGGGGGCCGCCGCGGCCGACCTCGCCTTCCACAACCGCCTGTACGCGATCGTGGACAACCCGATCTTCAACATGCTGGGTGGTGGGCTCACCCATGTCCTCTCTGAGAACGTGCAGGGCCGTCGTGCCCTTGCGCGCCTCGCCGCCGAGCGAGACCCCGACGGCGCCCTCCGCACCGACACGGTGCATCGCGACATCATCGACGCGCTCGAGAACCGGGACGCGGATGCCGCTCGCCGAGCGATGCGCAAGCACTTCGACGTATTCACCCTCGTCGCCTCCCCGGCGGCCCAACAGAAAGCAGCCATATGA
- a CDS encoding DUF7715 family protein translates to MKILVATTELQGLKPDDFMHAVPGELVIDLGSCSDTTASDDWTCVCSRGFFGVASGQLTTTAVVVENAELGMRAYEAAVVQGLSWCCPCCARDAARLSRAVAAQWEAGTVLERERSTIRQRQPHPQL, encoded by the coding sequence ATGAAAATACTCGTCGCCACAACCGAGCTGCAGGGCCTCAAGCCCGACGACTTCATGCATGCGGTTCCCGGAGAGCTCGTCATCGACCTGGGATCGTGCAGCGACACGACGGCGAGCGATGACTGGACCTGCGTGTGCTCGCGCGGATTCTTCGGGGTTGCGTCAGGTCAGCTGACCACGACGGCGGTGGTCGTCGAAAACGCCGAGCTTGGTATGCGCGCATACGAGGCGGCGGTCGTCCAGGGGCTCTCCTGGTGCTGCCCGTGCTGCGCTCGAGACGCCGCGAGACTGTCGCGGGCCGTGGCGGCCCAGTGGGAGGCAGGCACCGTGCTTGAGCGGGAGCGCAGCACGATCCGGCAGCGCCAGCCTCACCCGCAGCTCTGA
- a CDS encoding four-carbon acid sugar kinase family protein: MKTIVLDDDPTGTQSASNVTVLLDSNADLLEAALRDADSVYVQTNSRAISEDEAVALVSRVRDDGREAARRLGEEVRFVLRGDSTLRGHVFAESNAFAGDDSIIVFVPAFPAGGRTTIDGVHLVAIDGTTYPAHETEYAEDPVFPFSSGRLVDYVAEKSDRPALAVPLDAVRSGKLAEALRDAASGSVVLPDVENDDDVALIAEAITAVQREGRDIVVRSAAPLAAALAGVVSDGLLPTPLVAEPGRTLLVCGSHTEGATRQLAPVIEHFGEPAVVDTDAALANSREAGEDAARAASAQLDERGLGLLMTERRRSSEHNTLDHGARVMDALTTAVRELVPGIDVVIAKGGITSADVARIGIGATSARVLGQVLAGVSVWDLTAFDGHRVLYVVVPGNVGGPDTLTRILEAVQYPM, translated from the coding sequence ATGAAGACCATCGTGCTCGACGACGACCCGACCGGCACCCAGTCCGCCTCGAACGTGACCGTCCTGCTGGACTCGAACGCCGACCTGCTCGAGGCCGCGTTGCGCGATGCCGACAGTGTCTACGTGCAGACGAACTCGCGCGCGATCTCCGAGGACGAGGCGGTCGCTCTTGTCAGCCGAGTCCGCGATGACGGCCGCGAGGCCGCCCGCCGCCTCGGCGAAGAGGTGCGCTTCGTGCTGCGCGGCGATTCGACCCTTCGCGGGCACGTTTTCGCCGAGAGCAACGCCTTCGCCGGTGACGATTCCATCATCGTGTTCGTTCCCGCGTTTCCCGCCGGCGGGCGTACCACGATCGACGGCGTGCACCTCGTGGCGATCGACGGAACGACCTACCCGGCACATGAGACGGAGTACGCCGAGGATCCGGTCTTCCCGTTCTCGAGCGGTCGCCTTGTCGACTACGTGGCTGAGAAGTCCGATCGGCCCGCTCTCGCGGTTCCGCTCGACGCCGTGCGTTCGGGCAAACTCGCCGAGGCGCTACGCGACGCGGCCTCGGGAAGCGTCGTGCTTCCCGACGTCGAGAACGACGACGACGTCGCCCTCATCGCCGAGGCCATCACGGCCGTGCAGCGCGAGGGCCGCGACATCGTGGTCCGCAGCGCCGCCCCACTCGCCGCCGCCCTCGCCGGAGTGGTCAGCGATGGCCTGCTGCCCACTCCCCTCGTCGCCGAGCCCGGTCGCACACTGCTCGTCTGCGGCTCGCACACCGAGGGAGCGACGCGTCAGCTCGCACCGGTGATCGAGCACTTCGGCGAGCCCGCCGTTGTGGACACGGATGCCGCTCTCGCGAACAGCCGCGAGGCCGGAGAGGATGCTGCCCGCGCAGCATCCGCCCAGCTCGACGAGCGAGGACTCGGTCTTCTCATGACGGAGCGCCGCCGCAGCTCCGAGCACAACACGCTCGATCACGGCGCACGCGTGATGGATGCGCTGACCACTGCGGTGCGGGAGCTCGTGCCCGGAATCGATGTGGTGATCGCGAAGGGTGGGATCACCTCGGCTGACGTGGCCCGAATCGGGATCGGCGCAACCTCGGCGCGCGTGCTCGGTCAAGTTCTCGCCGGTGTCTCCGTGTGGGACCTGACGGCGTTTGACGGCCACCGCGTGCTGTACGTCGTCGTTCCGGGAAACGTCGGCGGCCCCGACACGCTCACGCGCATCCTCGAGGCGGTGCAGTACCCGATGTAG
- a CDS encoding MDR family MFS transporter → MTAAHTDERTPVTEHAPSPTFDSRSAVAPHAMRVIWLLLAAAFVVILNETIMSVALSELMHDLDITARLAQWLTTAFMLTMAVVIPITGFLLQRYTTRQVFITAMSLFSLGTLLAACAPGFWMLLGARIVQASGTAIMMPLLMTTLMTLVPPAARGKTMGNVAIVMSVAPAVGPAVSGLILDQLSWRWMFIIVLPIALAMLGVGIRFVTNVNEPRKLPINVSSIALSAIGFGGLVYGLSNIGSGDGDNPQGTPLTAWVAIGVGVLTLVFFVLLQKRLEKKDDALLDLRTFTSGNFSVSVAMMVVAMMGLFGTIVLLPIYLQQGLGMDPLLIGLLVLPGGLLMGVMGPVVGRLYDQVGTRPLLIPGTVIVAAVLWTLATVVSSETSPFLILGAHIVMSLGLSLLFTPLFTSSMGSVRPQLYSHASAIVGTVQQVAGAAGTALFVTVMATVSTGLVASGAAEVPALAGGVRAAFLVGAIVFSLSIIAAIFVRKPADDLDADAHDAADPVAVGAL, encoded by the coding sequence ATGACGGCGGCGCACACCGACGAACGGACGCCCGTGACCGAGCACGCCCCCTCCCCGACTTTTGATTCCAGATCCGCCGTCGCGCCGCACGCCATGCGCGTGATCTGGCTGCTCCTCGCGGCAGCGTTCGTCGTGATCCTCAACGAGACGATCATGAGCGTCGCCCTGAGTGAGCTCATGCACGACCTCGACATCACCGCTCGCCTTGCGCAGTGGCTGACGACAGCCTTCATGCTGACGATGGCCGTGGTGATCCCGATCACGGGGTTCCTGCTGCAGCGTTACACGACCCGTCAGGTCTTCATCACCGCGATGTCGCTGTTCTCGCTCGGCACCCTGCTCGCCGCGTGCGCGCCCGGATTCTGGATGCTGCTCGGAGCACGCATCGTGCAGGCCTCCGGAACGGCGATCATGATGCCGCTGCTCATGACGACGCTCATGACCCTCGTGCCGCCTGCGGCGCGGGGAAAGACCATGGGGAACGTGGCCATCGTCATGTCCGTCGCCCCCGCGGTCGGCCCCGCCGTCTCCGGGCTCATCCTCGATCAGCTCAGCTGGCGCTGGATGTTCATCATCGTGCTGCCCATCGCCTTGGCGATGCTCGGAGTCGGCATCCGATTCGTCACGAATGTCAACGAGCCACGGAAGCTGCCGATCAATGTGTCTTCGATCGCGCTGTCCGCGATCGGGTTCGGCGGACTCGTCTACGGGTTGAGCAACATCGGCAGCGGCGACGGCGACAACCCGCAGGGGACCCCGCTCACGGCGTGGGTCGCGATCGGCGTCGGCGTCCTCACTCTCGTGTTCTTCGTCCTGCTGCAGAAGCGCCTCGAGAAGAAGGATGATGCCCTCCTGGATCTGCGCACCTTCACATCGGGCAACTTCTCGGTCTCCGTCGCGATGATGGTCGTCGCGATGATGGGCCTGTTCGGCACGATCGTGCTCCTGCCGATCTACCTGCAGCAGGGCCTCGGCATGGACCCGCTCCTGATCGGCCTTCTCGTTCTTCCCGGTGGGCTTCTCATGGGCGTCATGGGACCTGTCGTCGGCCGCTTATACGACCAGGTCGGCACGCGTCCGCTGCTCATCCCGGGGACGGTGATCGTCGCGGCCGTCTTGTGGACTCTCGCCACCGTTGTCTCCTCGGAGACCTCCCCGTTCCTGATCCTCGGCGCGCACATCGTCATGAGCCTCGGTCTGTCGCTGCTGTTCACGCCGCTGTTCACGTCGAGCATGGGCTCGGTCAGGCCGCAGCTCTACTCGCATGCGAGCGCGATCGTCGGCACGGTTCAGCAGGTTGCCGGTGCGGCGGGGACGGCGCTGTTCGTGACGGTCATGGCGACCGTTTCGACCGGCCTCGTTGCATCAGGCGCCGCGGAGGTGCCCGCTCTCGCCGGCGGCGTGCGCGCGGCGTTCCTCGTCGGGGCGATCGTGTTCTCGCTCTCGATCATCGCCGCGATCTTCGTCCGCAAGCCCGCCGATGATCTCGATGCTGACGCGCACGACGCGGCCGATCCGGTAGCCGTCGGCGCGCTCTGA
- a CDS encoding NAD(P)-dependent oxidoreductase produces the protein MSNVTFVGIGAIGLPMAVQLSKSGHTVTGVDPFAGARERAVESGIDAVESIADAPGAETVVVMVATPEHLETLVSQAGEGVSGQTWVIMSTVGPASVREQGEQLIARGARVVDAPVTGGVARAKTGELVIFVSGDSDAIAAARPALDALGTARVVGANLGDGQGIKVVNQHLAAVHIAAAAEALNLAESLGLDKGEVLDLVKDGAAGSWMLSDRGPRMLMGTDAPVMSTIGIFVKDSGLVADAAAATGAEVPLLDAAKERYRLAADAGLGARDDSRVIETYQHRSN, from the coding sequence ATGAGCAACGTCACCTTCGTCGGAATCGGCGCCATCGGACTTCCGATGGCCGTTCAGCTCTCGAAGTCGGGACATACAGTCACCGGCGTCGACCCGTTCGCGGGAGCTCGCGAGCGTGCCGTCGAGTCGGGCATCGACGCGGTCGAGAGCATCGCCGACGCGCCGGGCGCGGAGACCGTCGTCGTGATGGTCGCGACGCCCGAGCACCTCGAGACCCTCGTCTCCCAAGCCGGCGAGGGCGTCAGCGGGCAGACCTGGGTCATCATGTCCACCGTCGGGCCGGCATCGGTGCGCGAACAGGGCGAGCAGCTCATCGCTCGCGGCGCCCGCGTCGTCGACGCCCCCGTGACCGGTGGGGTCGCCCGCGCCAAGACCGGAGAGCTCGTCATCTTCGTCTCCGGAGATTCCGACGCGATCGCCGCCGCGCGGCCCGCGCTCGACGCGCTCGGCACCGCCCGCGTCGTCGGCGCGAACCTCGGCGACGGTCAGGGCATCAAGGTGGTCAACCAGCACCTCGCCGCCGTCCACATCGCGGCCGCCGCGGAGGCGCTCAACCTCGCCGAGTCGCTCGGCCTCGACAAGGGCGAAGTGCTCGACCTCGTCAAGGACGGAGCCGCCGGGTCATGGATGCTGTCGGATCGTGGTCCGCGCATGCTCATGGGCACCGACGCGCCCGTCATGAGCACGATCGGCATCTTCGTGAAAGACAGCGGACTCGTCGCCGACGCTGCTGCGGCCACGGGAGCTGAGGTGCCGCTGCTCGACGCGGCCAAGGAACGCTACCGTCTTGCCGCGGACGCTGGTCTCGGCGCTCGCGACGACAGCCGGGTGATCGAGACTTACCAGCACCGCTCGAACTGA